Proteins encoded in a region of the Watersipora subatra chromosome 5, tzWatSuba1.1, whole genome shotgun sequence genome:
- the LOC137397282 gene encoding uncharacterized protein, with the protein MGKAEEGQVNFSGRIKLLALLSAIGKDGCEALQPVGFSLESHDSTYEQAMDHLNRIYGGKETVYKIEELLAVVYGCERFHTYVYGRTIKIETDHKPLVSIIAKPTAKASPRLQRLLLRLEKYPDKLGCLHKEGDFLYIGKRLVIPKSLRDQMLDIVHQCHMGLDKCLGRAKQSVYWPGLRTDLEEAIRACSALKSVFATRGVPMEVIVDNMPFNSSQIWCFADSWGFKITTSSPNYPRSNGMAERYVQTVKSFLKKADESKKDVYASLLAYRETALAGCEYSPAEMLFGKRLRSKAPKLSSTLAPQVCKPNRQYQQRKYYDKGPNPCHLLRLETMYMLPIRAEDDVVWERDIPMPDIDASATVDTSPPAVSSFSNRGSQRSTRGKRPLRYRDYDMSA; encoded by the exons ATGGGTAAGGCTGAAGAAGGTCAGGTTAACTTTAGCGGTCGCATTAAACTTCTCGCGCTATTGAGTGCTATAGGTAAGGATGGCTGCGAGGCTTTACAGCCTGTAGGATTTAGTTTAGAGTCTCATGATTCTACTTATGAGCAGGCCATGGACCACCTAAATAGAATTTATGGTGGAAAGGAAACAGTATAC AAAATTGAGGAGCTCTTGGCTGTAGTGTATGGTTGTGAGAGGTTTCACACCTATGTCTATGGGCGTACCATAAAAATTGAGACAGATCACAAGCCGTTGGTGTCTATTATAGCCAAGCCCACTGCCAAGGCCTCTCCTAGACTGCAAAGGCTGTTACTGAGACTGGAGAAGTATCCAGATAAGTTG GGCTGTCTGCACAAAGAAGGTGATTTTCTTTACATTGGAAAACGCTTAGTTATTCCTAAGTCTTTGAGGGACCAGATGCTAGACATAGTTCATCAGTGCCATATGGGTCTTGATAAGTGTCTTGGTAGAGCTAAGCAGTCTGTCTACTGGCCGGGGCTCAGAACAGATCTCGAGGAGGCTATACGGGCCTGCTCG GCTTTAAAGTCGGTGTTTGCTACTCGTGGAGTACCCATGGAGGTCATAGTGGATAACATGCCTTTCAATAGCAGTCAGATATGGTGCTTTGCTGATAGTTGGGGTTTTAAAATCACAACTTCAAGTCCCAACTATCCTCGCTCTAATGGAATGGCTGAACGGTATGTTCAGACTGTTAAGTCTTTTCTAAAAAAAGCTGATGAGTCCAAAAAGGATGTGTATGCCTCACTGTTAGCTTATAGGGAGACTGCTCTTGCTGGTTGTGAGTACAGTCCAGCTGAGATGCTATTTGGTAAGCGTCTTAGGTCGAAGGCTCCTAAACTGTCATCTACTCTGGCTCCTCAGGTGTGTAAACCTAACAGACAGTATCAGCAGAGAAAATATTATGACAAGGGACCAAATCCTTGCCATCTCTTAAGGCTGGAGACAATGT ACATGCTTCCGATTCGGGCTGAGGATGATGTGGTCTGGGAAAGAGATATTCCTATGCCAGATATTGATGCTAGTGCTACAGTTGACACATCACCGCCTGCTGTTTCTTCATTCTCTAATAGAGGTAGTCAACGTTCTACTCGTGGCAAGCGGCCACTGAGGTACAGGGACTATGACATGTCAGCTTAA